GTCGATATCGTGATCCGGCACCCGAGCCTCGACGATGAAGCCGACGTTCGAGGGTACGATATCCATGAGCGCCTCGCCGGGGCGAATGACGCCGCCGGGCGTGTGCACCTGAAGCCCCACCACGGTGCCCGTGACCGGAGCGATCACCTCGGTGCGATCAACGTTATCCAAAAGCGCGGTCAGGCGCTCCTCGGCGTCTGCTACCTCCGCCTGGGTTTGACGCAGCGCCTCACCGACCTGCTGCTGGAACTCCTGCAGGCGCACCTGTTTTTGCAGCGTGTTTTCACTCACCTGAGAATTGAGCCTGGCCACGTCGGCGGCGTGCTGAGCGTTGACACTTTGATACTCAAGACTTTCGCGCTCGAGCTCGTGCAGGCGCTGACTGCTGATCATGCCTCTTTGAAAGAGCTGGCGATGGTTCGCCGCGTCGTTTTCCAGTGAGCCGATGCGCCGCTGGTTGATCGACTGGGTGTTGGTCAGACCCTGGATCTGTTCGTTCATCTGGGTAACCTGCTCGTCGAGCGAGGCCAGCGTGCTCTCCAGCGATGCGCGCCGTGAATGAAATAGCCGCCGCTGCACATCGAGCACATCCTGTACGCGTGGGCTAGTGGATTCGGTCAGCTCGACAGGAAAGTCGAGAGTATCGGCGTCGCTGAGCTCGGCCAGTAGCCGGACTTCCGTGGCCCGGCTGATGAGGTAATTGGCGCGGATGACCTCGAGCTGGGAACGCGCCTGGGTGTCATCGAGTACCATCAGTACATCGCCGGCGCCGACGTGGTCGCCATCCTCGACCAGAATGCGCTCCACGATGCCGCCCTCCAGGTGCTGAACGGTTTTGGTAAAGCTTTCAACGGAGACCGAGCCCGGTGCCACCACAGAGACCGCCAGGTTGGCGAACACCGACCAACTGCCGAAGCCACCGATCGCCACGGCCAGAATGATCACGCCCATGCGCCGGTAGCGGGTATCTTCCAGCGGAAGCTCATCGTTGGCGGCGGCGGGGAAGCCCGGGGGTGTTTGTGTGTTCATGGCTGATTCTCCTGTGGATTACGGCCACGGGCGCTAGGGCGTAGCGTGGTCACCGGCTGGGGACGAAGGCCGTCGGCGGTCATGCGCACAGCGGGCTGAACGCGTGCCGGCGGTTTGAGCGAGGCGATGCTGCCATCCTTGAGCACCAGAATTCTGTCGACGCTCTGTAAAAGCCGCGTGCGGTGAGTAATCACCAGCGTCGTCGTGCCTTCCTGGCGCAGACCCACCAGACACTCGGCAAGCGATGCCTCGCCGGCGTCGTCCAGGTTGGCATCGGGCTCGTCCAGCACGATCAGTACCGGTTTACCGTAGAGTGCCCGGGCAAGCCCGATACGCTGGCGCTGGCCTGCCGATAAGGCGTTGCCCCCATGAGAGAGCCAGGTGTCGTAGCCGTTTTCCAGCGCCAGAATCATGTCGTGAACGCCCGCCTTGCGCGCCGCCCTGACCACCGCCTCCGGGTCGACCTCGCCCAAGCGAGCGATGTTCTCCGAAACCGTGCCGTCGAAAAGCTCGATATCCTGGGGCAGGTAGCCCACATGAGGGCCCAGTGCGGCGCGATTCCACTGAGCGATATCCGCGCCGTCCAGACGCACGCAGCCAAGCTGGCTGGGCCAGATACCCAGCACCACCCGGGCCAGCGTCGACTTACCCGCGGCACTCGGTCCGACGATCGCGATCTGCTCGCCGCGCGCCACGGTAAGATCGATGTCGCGAATCGTGGCGAGCTTTTGCCCGGGGGGCGCGGCACTCACGCCTTCGAGCACTAGCCGCCCCTTGGGTGCGGGCAGCGGCATGCGCGGCTGCTCAGCGGGAATGGCCACCAAAAGCTCCTCGAGACGCGCTTTGGCAGTGCGCGCGCCGGCAAAACCTTTCCAGCCATTGATCATTTGATCGATTGGCGCAAGCGCCCGGCCCATCAAAATCGAGCCCGCGATCATCATGCCCGGGGTGATATCGCCGGTCAGCACCAGGTACGCCCCAAGCCCGAGAATCAGCGATTGGAACATCAGCCGCAGCACCTTGGAGGTATTGGTGATCACCCCGGCGCGGTCGCTGGCGCGGGACTGCAGCATCAGGTAGTCGTAGTGGCGCGCGCTCCAGCGCCCCATGATGCCCGGCAGCATCCCCATCGCGTGAAGTACCTCGGCGTTTCTCAGGTTGCTGTTAGCCAGATCCTGGGACATGACGTGCTGACCGTTGGCATCGTTCAACAGCGCCTTGGTGCTGAGCTCGTTGATAATGGCAAGCGTTGCCAGAATGAGCCCGGCGCCGAGAGCGAAGAGCCCGAACCAGGGATGGAAGAGTGCCAGCACGGCGATGTAAACCGGCACCCAGGGGGCATCGAAGAAGGCGAACAGGGCATTGCCCGTCAGAAACTGGCGCAGCGTGGTGAGATCATTGAGCGGCTGGGCGGAGGGTTTTCCCGGGCTCATCAGTGAGCGCTGAAACATCGCGGCGTAGAGCCGACGGCTGAGGCGCACGTCGAGTTTGTTGCCAACCCGCACCAGAATGCGCGAGCGCATGAGCTCAAGCCCCCCCATGACCAGAAAGAAAAATACCGTGACCAGCGTCAGCATGAGCAGGGTCTCGAGACTTCTCGTGGTGATCACCCGGTCGTAGACCTGCAGCATGTAAAGCGGTGGAACGAGCATCAACAGGTTGATGAAAAGGCTGAATATACCCACGTAGATAAAACTTCGTCGGCAGGTGCCGAGCACCTTCGCAAGATCCGAGCCTTCTTTGGGTTTTAGCATGGCACGCTCCAGGGCAGGATTGTCGTTATTATTGGCCGCCCCACCGTGGCGTATGGGTCGGTTCGCTTGAAACATCAAGGCGTTGGTAAGAGGGCTGCAAGATGAACGCAGGGTCATTTTGTTATTGTTATCAGTTTTGCCAGCGTATCAGGATCGCTGTTTTAACCTCGGGCTATTTTTTTCAATTTTCCATTATTTAATTAATAAGAGAGAAGAACAGTAAGTCTTAGGAGCTAATGTTTTCTGTGATCATTAAATTAATAATCAAAAGCTATTATTTTCGTTAATACCGTTTTCTTAAGTTCCCAATGTTTTTCGGATATCGCGGTTTAGTTAGCGTTTTAAGAGAGCTGAATTAACAAGTTTTTATTTTTCCGCTCACGTGAAGCCCGCATGTAGCGTGGGCTCCAGGCTTTCTGATACCCACTTCCGCTTGCTTTTGAAGTCTGATTAAACTCCATGCTAACCACGCGCTGGGCCCGGGAGGTCAGGTGAGGTTGGCAAGTGTCTCTGGCGAAGGACATCGTCGTTTCATACTTATAAAAATGCTCCGATGTCCACTGCGCTTTAAAGGCTCTTGATAATTCCAATAAAAATGGGGTGGGCCATGTACTTAGTATCGCTTTTAGATAATCAATCCAAAGCGTTATCAAGCCTCTCGGGAACAGAAAAAAAGTGGGAGGGAACGATATTTGCGAACAGCAAACTTCATATCGATACCCAACACACTGCCTGGGACGATGCCATTCATACGCTGCGCCTGTATTGGCAGGACGCAAACAACCAAACCAGGGTGCTCGAAAGTCTCGAACACCCGTTCGTTTTCGAGTCACTACCTGCCCCACCTGCGGGCCCTTTAAGCCTGAGACTCGAGGCGCTGGACGAGCAGCGCAGGTTGCTCCCCGACTCGCTCTACACGCTCAACCTGACCGTTACAGACGGTAGCAGCGCACAAGCGCCTGTCGCACCCCAAACGCACGATGCCTTCGCTGTACAAGCCTTGATGATCGACCCCGAGACCTCGATGGAGCCTGACGCCATGATCAACGCCGCCGCCGTATCCGGTTTTACTCCCATTCGTATCCAGGCCGAAAACCAGGAGGTGTCCAGCGGTGCCTACGCGACGCTGAGCGGCCCGGGGATCAACGTGGTTTCCGGACCGGAGGTGGCCAACGCGGTCAACGCCGACGGCCAGGCCTACGTCGATTACGGCGATGGCGTAGCTGGCGGCGAAACGCTGACGTTCATATTCAGCGTCGAGCAGGACGGTGAATACGACCTGGCGCTGGGCTACGCGCTGAGCCAGAATGCCGATGGCAGCGAGCGCAACCGCCCGCTGCGTCTGGACGTCAACGGCGAGCTCGTCGATCGCATGTTCGATCTACCGAGCACCACCTTGACCTCTGAGCCAACGGATTTCAGCGACTTTGGTGAGCGCACCGTGCGCGTGCAGCTCAAGGCCGGTGAAAACAGCGTTAGCTTCACCTCCAACGGCGCCAGCGGCCCCAATCTCGACTTTCTGGAGGTGCGCGCACCCAACCCGAATGTCTACGTCGTGCAGGCCGAGGACATGGTGGTGTCACCCAGCGCCGATGTAAAAAACAGCGCCACCAACCGCGCGACCACGGTCGACAACATCGCAAGCTTCACCACGGGTAGCGAAACCTTCCGGGTCGGCGCCGAAGGGGCAGGCTATCTGGATTGGGCGCTTGGCAACGCCGACGCTTATGGTGAGTTCACGCTGGATGTCGCCACGGCCGGCACCTACAACGTCACGATCACCTACGCGACGAGTTCTTCACGCCCGCTCAATCTGGGCCTTGTCGAGGGTGGGGCGGTCAGCCCGTTGGGCACGTTCGCCTTCGCGCCGACCAACGCGCCGGCTTACTACCCGGACGACGTGTCCGATGTGCCGCAAGCCAACCGCCCGGCTAACCTCGCCGCCAGCCAGTGGGAGGGGTGGTCGACGGAAACGCTCGAGATTACGCTTGCCGCCGGCAGCAATACGCTGCGCCTTGGCGGTGCCGCCAACGGGCCCAACATCGACAAGGTTGAAGTCGCACTGATTGCGCCGACGGTCGTCGACCCCGAAACGCCGGCTAACCCGGTCATCGAGCCGGTCGTCATTCAGGCCGAGGAGGCCACCCTTGGCGCCACCAACGGCGCGGCGACGCTGGTGCGCGATGCCAATAACCCCGAAAGCGGCACGACGTTTTCAGGCCTGCGCCCGGACTACTCCGGCACTGGCTACGTCGATTACGGCAGCCAGCCCGGCGATAGCCTGACCTTCATCGTCAACGTTCTGGAGGCCGGCGAGTACGATCTGAATTTTCGCTACGCCAGCAACGGCAATCGGCCCATGGCGCTTTTTGTTAACGGAGAGGCGCTGGGCAATCAGCCCTTCGTCACCACCGACCCCAACGCCACCAACCTTGCGCCGGAAGGCTTCGACGTCTGGGGCTATCAAAGCCTGACCACCGAGCTCACCGCCGGTGAAAATATCATCGTGCTGAGCATCCCAGCTGGCGCCTCCAGCGGCCCGAACCTCGACCGGCTCGAGGTTACCACTGCCGGCAGCGGCCCGGTCGGCGACGTCAGCGCCGACGCCGACGCCACAACGCTTGATTTCAGCGCCGATACGCTCGTCATCGATACGTCTGATGCCGCCACCGCCGGCTTCAGCGTGACCGGGCTCGACGACGATGTGACCTTCGTTGGCGTCAGCTTCGACGATGGTGTAAGCGTCGAAGAGGTCACCCCGGACGAAAGCGGCCGCTTTTTGCTTGATCTGTCACGCTTCGAGGAGGGCGCACTTTCCGCAACGCTTCTGGTGCGCGACGCCTTCGGCAACCGCGCCGAGCGTACTCTCGCGCTGACCCTCGAAACCGTGGAGGAGGAGCCGGCGCCTGCCGCGCTCGATGTGCTTTTCGGTGATGCCACCATCAGCGCCTACAACGACGCCCAGGACAATCCGGCAAGCGGCACGGGGGCGACGGTATCCGATGAAGGCGCAACGCTCACGCTGACGGATAACGTCTGGAAGCGGGCAGGGCTTGGCGAAAGCTATACCATCAACGACCAGTCTCAGCTGACCCTGGAAATCGCGATTTCCGAGTCGCCGGTGCCGGAGATCGTCGCGGTTGGCTTTGACAACGATGCCAACCCCTTCAACGGCGGCAACAGCGTCTACCAGCTGGGGGGCACCCAGTCCCAGGGCGGCTTCGTCGACCTGCGTGGCCAGGGCGTGGATACCGGTAACGGCACGCTGCGTTTCACCATCGACCTAGGCAACCACGCCGGCACCACGATCGACTCGCTGGTGTTCATCAACGACGACGATATCGGCGCCAAGGGCAGCACTCGCTTCAGCGATGTGCGCCTTTTTGACGCCGCCGAGGCCGACACCAACAGCGCCCCGCGCGTGGTGGGCGGCGGTATCGCCGATCTGAGCCTGGAGGAAGGTGCGACGCTCGAGATGGATCTGCCCTTCGTTGACGATGACGGCGATGCGCTCAGCTACCGCTTCGATATCATCGACAGCAGCGGCCAGCCGGTCACCGTGGCCGGTTTGAGCATCGTCGAGCAGACCCTGGTCGGAAGCCTCGATGGCCTGACGCCGGGCACCTATACCGTGTCGATCACCGCCGACGATGGCGCCGCCACGACGTCGACGGATTTCGCACTCACCATCGAAAACGTCAACCAGGCGCCGGTCGCCACACCCGCGGCGCTCGAGCCCTACTTCGGCGAAGTGGGGGAGAGCTTCACCGCGATAGCGCTTGATGATCTGGCCGCGCTCTTTAGCGACCCGGATGGCGACAGCCTGACGCTGAGTGCCGAGAACCTGCCCGACGGACTCGAGGTGGTCAACGGCGTCATCCAGGGCACTCCGACCATAAGCGGTGCCTTCGACATCGTCATCCGCGCCACCGACCCGGCGGGGCTCTCTGCCACTCAAACGCTGAGCTTTTTGATCGAAGGGGTCGAGGTCGGCGGGGCGGTCACCATCGAGGCGGAGAATTTCACCGATCTCGAGGCGTCCAATCTGATCGTCACCGGTAACGCCAGCGCCTCCAACGAGCAGCTGATTCGCCTGACCAGCAACGCCCCGGCCACTATCGGTACCGATCTTGCCGCCGGCGGGATAGAACCTGGCTGGTACGTGGCGAAACTTTACGTGTTCGATGAAAACGACGGCGAAGGCTCGCTGACGCT
The window above is part of the Halomonas sp. GD1P12 genome. Proteins encoded here:
- a CDS encoding type I secretion system permease/ATPase, whose amino-acid sequence is MLKPKEGSDLAKVLGTCRRSFIYVGIFSLFINLLMLVPPLYMLQVYDRVITTRSLETLLMLTLVTVFFFLVMGGLELMRSRILVRVGNKLDVRLSRRLYAAMFQRSLMSPGKPSAQPLNDLTTLRQFLTGNALFAFFDAPWVPVYIAVLALFHPWFGLFALGAGLILATLAIINELSTKALLNDANGQHVMSQDLANSNLRNAEVLHAMGMLPGIMGRWSARHYDYLMLQSRASDRAGVITNTSKVLRLMFQSLILGLGAYLVLTGDITPGMMIAGSILMGRALAPIDQMINGWKGFAGARTAKARLEELLVAIPAEQPRMPLPAPKGRLVLEGVSAAPPGQKLATIRDIDLTVARGEQIAIVGPSAAGKSTLARVVLGIWPSQLGCVRLDGADIAQWNRAALGPHVGYLPQDIELFDGTVSENIARLGEVDPEAVVRAARKAGVHDMILALENGYDTWLSHGGNALSAGQRQRIGLARALYGKPVLIVLDEPDANLDDAGEASLAECLVGLRQEGTTTLVITHRTRLLQSVDRILVLKDGSIASLKPPARVQPAVRMTADGLRPQPVTTLRPSARGRNPQENQP
- a CDS encoding HlyD family type I secretion periplasmic adaptor subunit; this encodes MNTQTPPGFPAAANDELPLEDTRYRRMGVIILAVAIGGFGSWSVFANLAVSVVAPGSVSVESFTKTVQHLEGGIVERILVEDGDHVGAGDVLMVLDDTQARSQLEVIRANYLISRATEVRLLAELSDADTLDFPVELTESTSPRVQDVLDVQRRLFHSRRASLESTLASLDEQVTQMNEQIQGLTNTQSINQRRIGSLENDAANHRQLFQRGMISSQRLHELERESLEYQSVNAQHAADVARLNSQVSENTLQKQVRLQEFQQQVGEALRQTQAEVADAEERLTALLDNVDRTEVIAPVTGTVVGLQVHTPGGVIRPGEALMDIVPSNVGFIVEARVPDHDIDHLYHGQPAEIRFSAFNQRLSNVIEGEVVHISADSFEDEATRARYYKVRLRVTPQGEENMTESMTLLAGMPAEVMLKTGDRSFASYIAKPITDMLARAMRED